In Mytilus galloprovincialis chromosome 1, xbMytGall1.hap1.1, whole genome shotgun sequence, the following are encoded in one genomic region:
- the LOC143061761 gene encoding uncharacterized protein LOC143061761, translating to MYSDFLQQSFHSFVELDPCNHKLKFGIERVYETVDLNGYAFGVEETKTLMNVVRLTYTITNLQSAGKFQLDMTMKICFETSGACVFEMTVFSGTQLPKQYCFTGSTFFDSAFSLNNFLLAENQSKVDPLPSATTTKLLQDTGISDYLQVTPCDHSVLPFTTANGRLNDECGKLEDSITLPADVSLNIQSDCTSVTICSDIGYIDKKIQSTVKLDPCTNEITLGIETMEATVSLLHFQWGKPQSFTLQGGLRMDYVIHDLNSEGMYLVSVDMGLCMETSDRDSCDVRHTVLDNVKLPKKSCNWNSGFAFSGNPNFDLSTWLSTNSYTDSNPLSELVVIELKRFLLFENYIQPSQCVASSAPYTPVNSEGWAVSSGEIIYSLVTVWHLLHLIHLSTLRVGLLVQVRLFTA from the exons GAGTTGAAGAGACAAAGACATTGATGAATGTTGTCAGACTCAC ATATACTATCACAAATCTACAGTCTGCAGGAAAATTTCAGCTGGATATGACAATGAAGATCTGCTTTGAAACATCAGGGGCATGTGTCTTTGAAATGACTGTGTTTAGTGGTACACAACTTCCTAAACAATATTGCTTCACTGGTTCAACTTTCTTTGATTCAg CATTTTCACTGAACAACTTTTTACTGGCCGAGAATCAATCTAAAGTTGATCCACTGCCTTCAGCGACAACAACCAAACTGTTACAAGATACTGGAATCAGTGACTACCTTCAAGTAACCCCATGTGATCACTCTGTCTTACCTTTCACCACAGCCAATGGCAGACTAAATGATG agTGCGGTAAACTTGAAGACTCCATTACTCTACCAGCAGATGTATCATTAAACATCCAATCAGACTGTACATCAGTTACTATCTGTTCTGACATTGGCTATATTGATAAGAAAATCCAGTCCACAGTAAAACTGGATCCCTGTACAAATGAAATCACTCTTGGCATTGAGACAATGGAAGCTACTGTATCCTTGTTACATTTCCAGTGGGGGAAACCACAATCCTTTACCTTACAAGGAGGACTTAGAATGGA CTATGTGATCCATGATTTAAATAGTGAAGGAATGTACCTGGTATCTGTTGACATGGGTCTCTGTATGGAGACTTCAGACAGAGACAGTTGTGATGTTAGGCATACAGTGTTAGATAATGTCAAACTGCCAAAGAAGTCCTGTAATTGGAACAGTGGATTTGCATTCTCTGGCAATCCAA atTTTGACTTGTCAACCTGGCTATCAACTAACAGTTATACAGATTCAAATCCTTTGTCAGAACTTGTCGTCATTGAACTTAAGAGATTCTTACTGTTTGAGAATTATATACAGCCTAGTCAGTGTGTGGCATCTTCTGCACCTTATACACCTGTCAACTCTGAGGGTTGGGCTGTTAGTTCAGGTGAGATTATTTACAGCCTAGTCACTGTGTGGCATCTTCTGCACCTTATACACCTGTCAACTCTGAGGGTTGGGCTGTTAGTTCAGGTGAGATTATTTACAGCCTAG